One Portunus trituberculatus isolate SZX2019 chromosome 42, ASM1759143v1, whole genome shotgun sequence DNA window includes the following coding sequences:
- the LOC123517451 gene encoding RNA-binding protein Rsf1-like isoform X3 has product MEGNLSEDKTKNTRVFLENLPKDIRKDQVDKAFSRYGKIAKVYLIYDPPGSGFVEYFDARDAEYAANQMDGANFMGSQVSARVTKGGIPRGRGRGRGRAYTRGRGAGGFYSSNYSSSQGYYPRGGGSYRGGFSRGGYRGSDRGGYGGRGGYSRGGGYSRGGGGFSRGGSYSRGGGYSRGSGYSRGFSRGGYSGGSSNYDNYSYDKYEKSYDKPAENGYSRYPSGDKYKPHYSDDKYDKYVNYSGSRREEYQRSRSPVSHSPDRYRSASPGYQRTSSSYGGRRSPVDGHY; this is encoded by the exons ATGGAGGGCAATCTGAGTGAAGA TAAAACCAAAAACACTAGAGTGTTTTTGGAAAATCTTCCAAAAGACATACGCAAAGACCAGGTGGATAAGGCGTTTTCCCGATATGGCAAGATTGCAAAGGTGTACCTTATCTACGATCCTCCGGGTTCAGGATTTGTGGAATATTTTGATGCCCGAGATGCAGAATATGCAGCCAACCAGATGGATGGGGCTAACTTTATGGGATCTCAAGTGTCTGCCCGAGTGACGAAAGGAGGAATTCCCCGTGGCCGAGGCCGTGGGCGTGGTCGGGCATATACCAGAGGTCGTGGGGCAGGGGGATTTTACTCAAGCAATTACAGTAGCAGTCAAGGCTACTATCCTAGGGGAGGTGGAAGTTATAGGGGTGGATTTTCTCGAGGGGGTTACAGGGGTTCTGACAGGGGTGGATATGGAGGTCGAGGTGGCTATTCACGTGGAGGAGGATACTCCAGAGGTGGAGGCGGCTTCTCCCGTGGAGGCAGCTATTCCCGTGGAGGAGGCTATTCCCGTGGTAGTGGCTACTCCAGAGGGTTTTCACGTGGAGGCTACAGCGGAGGCTCCAGCAACTACGACAACTACTCTTATGACAAGTATGAAAAGTCGTATGACAAGCCAGCTGAGAACGGCTACTCTCGCTACCCCTCTGGTGACAAGTACAAGCCCCACTATTCagatgacaagtatgacaagtaTGTGAACTACAGCGGGTCTCGCAGGGAGGAGTACCAGCGCAGCCGTTCACCAGTCAGCCATTCACCTGATCGATATCGTTCTGCCTCTCCGGGCTACCAGCGCACCAG TTCATCTTATGGAGGACGTCGGAGCCCAGTCGATGGCCACTACTAG
- the LOC123517451 gene encoding RNA-binding protein Rsf1-like isoform X1 codes for MEGNLSEDKTKNTRVFLENLPKDIRKDQVDKAFSRYGKIAKVYLIYDPPGSGFVEYFDARDAEYAANQMDGANFMGSQVSARVTKGGIPRGRGRGRGRAYTRGRGAGGFYSSNYSSSQGYYPRGGGSYRGGFSRGGYRGSDRGGYGGRGGYSRGGGYSRGGGGFSRGGSYSRGGGYSRGSGYSRGFSRGGYSGGSSNYDNYSYDKYEKSYDKPAENGYSRYPSGDKYKPHYSDDKYDKYVNYSGSRREEYQRSRSPVSHSPDRYRSASPGYQRTRSRSPIGGGYGSSSRYYSASSPPPPSREVLRTSRSRDSRDYSPERAFSHKEYSSSSYGGRRSPVDGHY; via the exons ATGGAGGGCAATCTGAGTGAAGA TAAAACCAAAAACACTAGAGTGTTTTTGGAAAATCTTCCAAAAGACATACGCAAAGACCAGGTGGATAAGGCGTTTTCCCGATATGGCAAGATTGCAAAGGTGTACCTTATCTACGATCCTCCGGGTTCAGGATTTGTGGAATATTTTGATGCCCGAGATGCAGAATATGCAGCCAACCAGATGGATGGGGCTAACTTTATGGGATCTCAAGTGTCTGCCCGAGTGACGAAAGGAGGAATTCCCCGTGGCCGAGGCCGTGGGCGTGGTCGGGCATATACCAGAGGTCGTGGGGCAGGGGGATTTTACTCAAGCAATTACAGTAGCAGTCAAGGCTACTATCCTAGGGGAGGTGGAAGTTATAGGGGTGGATTTTCTCGAGGGGGTTACAGGGGTTCTGACAGGGGTGGATATGGAGGTCGAGGTGGCTATTCACGTGGAGGAGGATACTCCAGAGGTGGAGGCGGCTTCTCCCGTGGAGGCAGCTATTCCCGTGGAGGAGGCTATTCCCGTGGTAGTGGCTACTCCAGAGGGTTTTCACGTGGAGGCTACAGCGGAGGCTCCAGCAACTACGACAACTACTCTTATGACAAGTATGAAAAGTCGTATGACAAGCCAGCTGAGAACGGCTACTCTCGCTACCCCTCTGGTGACAAGTACAAGCCCCACTATTCagatgacaagtatgacaagtaTGTGAACTACAGCGGGTCTCGCAGGGAGGAGTACCAGCGCAGCCGTTCACCAGTCAGCCATTCACCTGATCGATATCGTTCTGCCTCTCCGGGCTACCAGCGCACCAG GTCTCGGTCGCCAATTGGTGGTGGGTATGGCAGCTCGTCTCGCTActactctgcctcctctccccctcccccatccaGGGAGGTCCTCCGAACCTCACGTTCTCGTGATTCACGCGACTATAGCCCTGAGCGGGCCTTCTCACACAAGGAATACTCCAG TTCATCTTATGGAGGACGTCGGAGCCCAGTCGATGGCCACTACTAG
- the LOC123517451 gene encoding RNA-binding protein Rsf1-like isoform X2 — protein sequence MEGNLSEDKTKNTRVFLENLPKDIRKDQVDKAFSRYGKIAKVYLIYDPPGSGFVEYFDARDAEYAANQMDGANFMGSQVSARVTKGGIPRGRGRGRGRAYTRGRGAGGFYSSNYSSSQGYYPRGGGSYRGGFSRGGYRGSDRGGYGGRGGYSRGGGYSRGGGGFSRGGSYSRGGGYSRGSGYSRGFSRGGYSGGSSNYDNYSYDKYEKSYDKPAENGYSRYPSGDKYKPHYSDDKYDKYVNYSGSRREEYQRSRSPVSHSPDRYRSASPGYQRTRSRSPIGGGYGSSSRYYSASSPPPPSREVLRTSRSRDSRDYSPERAFSHKEYSR from the exons ATGGAGGGCAATCTGAGTGAAGA TAAAACCAAAAACACTAGAGTGTTTTTGGAAAATCTTCCAAAAGACATACGCAAAGACCAGGTGGATAAGGCGTTTTCCCGATATGGCAAGATTGCAAAGGTGTACCTTATCTACGATCCTCCGGGTTCAGGATTTGTGGAATATTTTGATGCCCGAGATGCAGAATATGCAGCCAACCAGATGGATGGGGCTAACTTTATGGGATCTCAAGTGTCTGCCCGAGTGACGAAAGGAGGAATTCCCCGTGGCCGAGGCCGTGGGCGTGGTCGGGCATATACCAGAGGTCGTGGGGCAGGGGGATTTTACTCAAGCAATTACAGTAGCAGTCAAGGCTACTATCCTAGGGGAGGTGGAAGTTATAGGGGTGGATTTTCTCGAGGGGGTTACAGGGGTTCTGACAGGGGTGGATATGGAGGTCGAGGTGGCTATTCACGTGGAGGAGGATACTCCAGAGGTGGAGGCGGCTTCTCCCGTGGAGGCAGCTATTCCCGTGGAGGAGGCTATTCCCGTGGTAGTGGCTACTCCAGAGGGTTTTCACGTGGAGGCTACAGCGGAGGCTCCAGCAACTACGACAACTACTCTTATGACAAGTATGAAAAGTCGTATGACAAGCCAGCTGAGAACGGCTACTCTCGCTACCCCTCTGGTGACAAGTACAAGCCCCACTATTCagatgacaagtatgacaagtaTGTGAACTACAGCGGGTCTCGCAGGGAGGAGTACCAGCGCAGCCGTTCACCAGTCAGCCATTCACCTGATCGATATCGTTCTGCCTCTCCGGGCTACCAGCGCACCAG GTCTCGGTCGCCAATTGGTGGTGGGTATGGCAGCTCGTCTCGCTActactctgcctcctctccccctcccccatccaGGGAGGTCCTCCGAACCTCACGTTCTCGTGATTCACGCGACTATAGCCCTGAGCGGGCCTTCTCACACAAGGAATACTCCAGGTAG
- the LOC123517613 gene encoding T-complex protein 1 subunit zeta-like: MAAIKTLNPKAEVARAAQALSINISGARGIQDVLRTNLGPKGTMKMLVSGAGDIKITKDGNILLHEMQIQHPTASMIAKACTAQDDVIGDGTTSTVLLIGEMLKQAEIQIQEGLHPRLIAEGFDLAKVKAQEVLDKVKITEEITRERLCQVASTALRTKVHSDLADKLTEVCVDAVLAIKEEGKSLDLHMVEIMDMQHKTELDTQLVKGLVLDHGGRHPDMPKRATNAHILTCNVSMEYEKTEVTSGFFYKSAEERDKLITAEREFIEERVKKVIELKKKVCTGNKDMFVVINQKGIDPMSLDMLAKEGIMGLRRAKRRNMERLALACGGMAMNSFDDLAPDCLGYAGSVYEHVLGETKYTFVEDLKNPHSVTILIKGPYKHTLTQTKDAIRDGLRAIKNALDDGSLVPGAGAFEVAAYDALMKYENEVKGRARYGVRAFADALLVIPKTLACNSGYDPMDCLVKLREEFKASAGTHVGLDIATGEALNPVDAGIFDNYCVKRHMLDACSVIARNLLIVDEIMRAGLSQLK; this comes from the exons ATGGCTGCAATTAAGACCTTAAACCCTAAAGCTGAGGTGGCTAGGGCTGCCCAGGCCCTCTCTATCAACATTTCAGGTGCGAGGGGAATCCAGGATGTCCTCAGAACCAACCTAGGACCAAAGGGCACCATGAAAAT GCTGGTGTCCGGCGCCGGGGATATCAAGATCACCAAAGATGGAAACATTCTGCTTCACGAAATG CAAATTCAGCACCCTACAGCCAGCATGATTGCCAAGGCCTGCACTGCCCAGGATGACGTCATTGGCGATGGCACTACCTCAACAGTTCTCCTCATTGGTGAGATGCTGAAGCAAGCAGAAATCCAAATTCAAGAAGGCTTACACCCAAGGTTAATTGCTGAAGGGTTTGATTTGGCCAAG GTGAAGGCTCAAGAAGTGCTTGATAAGGTGAAAATTACTGAAGAGATCACCCGTGAGCGTCTCTGCCAAGTTGCAAGCACTGCCCTCCGCACCAAGGTTCACTCTGACCTGGCTGACAAGCTGACTGAAGTGTGTGTTGATGCAGTCCTGGCCATCAAAGAGGAAGGCAAATCATTGGACTTGCACATGGTGGAGATCATGGATATGCAG CACAAAACGGAACTGGACACCCAGCTGGTCAAAGGTCTGGTGCTAGATCATGGTGGGCGACATCCTGACATGCCCAAGCGTGCCACCAATGCTCACATCCTCACTTGTAATGTGTCCATGGAATATGAGAAGACAGAGGTGACTTCAGGTTTCTTCTATAAGTCagcagaagaaagagataagttGATTACTGCAGAGAGGGAGTTCATTGAAGAGCG AGTGAAGAAAGTTATTGAGCTAAAGAAGAAGGTCTGCACTGGTAACAAAGATATGTTTGTGGTGATCAACCAGAAGGGTATTGATCCTATGTCCCTGGATATGTTGGCTAAGGAAGGCATCATGGGCCTAAGGAGGGCCAAGCGCCGCAACATGGAGAGGCTTGCCCTGGCCTGTGGTGGGATGGCCATGAACAGCTTCGATGATCTTGCTCCAGACTGCCTTGGTTATGCTGGCAGTGTGTATGAACATGTTCTG GGAGAAACAAAGTATACCTTTGTAGAAGATTTGAAAAACCCTCACAGTGTAACCATCCTGATCAAAGGTCCATACAAACACACCCTCACCCAGACCAAAGATGCCATTAGGGATGGTTTAAGGGCAATCAAGAATGCATTGGATGATGGTTCCCTTGTTCCTGGAGCAGGTGCCTTTGAG GTTGCTGCTTATGATGCACTGATGAAGTATGAAAATGAAGTGAAGGGCCGTGCACGATATGGTGTGCGGGCATTTGCAGATGCCCTTCTTGTCATCCCTAAAACTCTTG CTTGTAATAGTGGATATGACCCCATGGACTGCCTGGTGAAGCTGAGGGAAGAATTCAAGGCTAGTGCTGGCACTCATGTGGGATTAGATATTGCTACTGGTGAAGCACTTAATCCAGTTGATGCTGGCATATTTGATAACTATTGTGTTAAGAGACACATGTTGGATGCATG CTCTGTTATTGCCCGTAACCTCCTCATTGTGGATGAGATCATGAGAGCTGGACTGTCTCAACTCAAGTAG
- the LOC123517585 gene encoding uncharacterized protein LOC123517585: MTGPAPRIHLSRASTSVSDDQAGRGGEVFTEAGLWASLTPDNLLALRNHFLQAEGWLVGGSDDPTHSHLLTRQQFVEVVSSLLGNDQYEGVCGTIFDNVVAAYSPTLATCGMTVHTPNISSSSSNISTTSSGSSIGLRSGAPGLSWAGLVSYLAAGVGSETRDIAPSPPFQPTPRYRLLLHNKREGVAGTLVCERRRLLLVGTRGSLTKLLPSRWRQQQHARLLLDGDPDEEQHTRTQLQTSHKTGLGTWVVGVALLEDNIAVVAASSSTLHLVDTSTTPQELLRITNLPALPSCVAAGCVEDRRWLVVGDDRGAVHLLRFPHAAAGLLTRPRSEGLTALTWQEVCCRAQMINGRAVEVCGQVQVVSATSMHKSSVRGVDYNPVTSTLVSCSGDPRASLVVWGPDHATKTYTFSMPKGVRVFAVEWTLHILVTGSSDGRLRVWNPYVPEAALAVLPPSPAPSAAILICPIRRVIITCDTDAIVRVYGVEGARCVQTVILSFPGGQGGLALRPLTLLVSGELLVACRDYVASLVPSPDKSHPSEGPQHQLMGDADVDVSDREEGGVADLNKDGDLIKDSSIMSSDERQERERMRSLIRQGLPFAASSYRK, encoded by the exons atGACGGGTCCAGCGCCGAGGATACACCTGAGCCGCGCCAGTACCAGCGTGTCTGATGaccaggcaggcag GGGAGGCGAAGTCTTCACCGAGGCAGGGCTCTGGGCCAGCCTCACCCCGGACAACCTCCTCGCTCTCCGAAACCACTTCCTGCAGGCGGA AGGGTGGCTGGTTGGAGGGAGTGATGACCCTACCCACAGCCACCTCCTCACACGACAGCAGTTTGTGGAGGTGGTCTCCTCTCTCTTAG GGAATGACCAGTATGAGGGTGTTTGCGGTACCATCTTCGACAATGTGGTGGCCGCCTATAGCCCGACCCTTGCCACCTGCGGGATGACCGTCCACACGCCAAacattagcagtagcagcagcaatattagCACTaccagcagtggcagcagtatcGG ATTGAGGAGCGGCGCACCTGGACTGAGCTGGGCTGGTTTGGTGTCATATCTGGCGGCAGGCGTGGGCAGCGAGACCCGGGACATAGCACCCAGCCCCCCCTTCCAGCCCACGCCCCGGTACCGCTTGTTGCTGCACAATAAG CGTGAAGGTGTGGCGGGGACATTGGTGTGTGAGCGTCGTCGGTTGCTGCTGGTGGGAACAAGGGGTTCACTCACCAAGCTGCTGCCCAG CCGCTGGCGTCAGCAGCAACATGCCCGCCTCCTACTGGACGGTGACCCGGATGAGGAACAGCACACAAGAACTCAGCTGCAGACCTCGCATAAG ACAGGCTTGGGCACGTGGGTGGTTGGTGTAGCTCTTCTGGAGGACAACATCGCTGTGGTGGCGGCGTCCTCGTCCACGCTGCACCTGGTGGACACCTCAACTACCCCTCAGGAGCTGCTCAGGATTACCAACCTTCCAGCGCTCCCCTCCTGCGTGGCTGCcgg GTGTGTGGAGGACAGGCGGTGGCTGGTGGTTGGGGACGATCGCGGTGCCGTCCACCTGCTTCGCTTCCCTCACGCCGCGGCAGGTTTGCTCACACGTCCCCGCAGCGAGGGCCTCACGGCGCTCACCTGGCAG GAAGTTTGCTGCCGTGCTCAAATGATCAACGGGCGTGCAGTGGAGGTGTGTGGGCAGGTGCAGGTAGTAAGTGCGACAAGCATGCACAAATCTAGTGTGAGAGGTGTAGACTACAATCCAGTTACTTCCACTCTCGTGTCATGCAGTGGAGACCCTCGGGCCAGTCTGGTGGTGTGGGGACCCGACCATGCTACCAAGACCTACACCTTCAGTATGCCCAAG GGGGTTCGAGTATTCGCGGTCGAGTGGACGCTCCACATCTTGGTGACCGGCAGCAGTGACGGTCGATTGCGAGTATGGAATCCTTATGTACCAGAGGCGGCCCTGGCGGTGCTGCCGCCCTCACCAGCTCCTTCAGCAGCAATCCTAATATGCCCAATCCGCCGTGTCATCATCACCTGTGATACTGACGCT ATTGTGCGTGTTTATGGTGTGGAGGGTGCCCGCTGCGTGCAGACCGTGATCTTGTCCTTTCCGGGAGGACAAGGAGGCTTGGCCTTAAGGCCTCTCACCTTGCTGGTTAGTGGTGAGCTCCTGGTGGCCTGCAGAGACTACGTAGCCTCCCTCGTCCCCTCTCCTGACAAGTCACACCCTTCAGAGGGACCCCAACACCAACTGATGGGGGACGCTGACGTCGACGTAAGTGATCGGGAAGAAGGTGGTGTCGCCGATCTTAATAAAGATGGTGACTTGATTAAAGACTCATCGATTATGTCTTCTGATGAGCGACAAGAACGTGAGCGTATGCGTAGCCTCATCCGGCAGGGGCTGCCTTTTGCTGCCTCGAGTTACAGAAAGTAA